DNA sequence from the Uloborus diversus isolate 005 chromosome 1, Udiv.v.3.1, whole genome shotgun sequence genome:
TgcattttagtttctaaaatcCTTAAAGTAAGttcatgccatttttttttcaaatgtgtaccATTAACACTGATAAAGGAATATATAAAACTACAAAATCGTCCGTCAGGGTTaatgggtgaaaattgtttctatatttgaacgaagcaattgcctgtttggttgaaattttaacattaaCTCCAGTGGGTTAACCCTAAACTCAAGTAGATAGCAATGATTGTTGACatcttttccgtttcttcattctcttaaaattaaggttttaacagtaaaacagtaaaactaccagatccagttcagtcttgtcataataaagcctttccctgcatgtcaaacattatcagaaaatattatcaaattatcatgctatggtgcaagtttcattattgatgacgtcagagcgttactcgctCAGTGAATTCATTATTATATTATATGAGGATACTGTATTCATCTGGAAGTTTCAAGTACCttctctttttttccattttatctgTGGTTTTGGAGAACCTTCTGCGGAACAGTGCAACTCGACAGCTTGACCTTCAACTCCAACAATATCATAAGGCTCCGTTTTCCATATGGGTGGTTCTGAAGCGAAAAATCTTTAGGTATTTGGCAGGCATGTGTGTAGTTACATAAACTATTCACAATAAAGacattgaataaaaaagaaaggaatgcaTTTAAAAACACAGATTTTCacattttcattaataaataaattctgGAAATGTAATTTGTTGTAAGTATGACACTAAGAATATACACATTGTTCTATACAATTATTTTACTTGAagaatacatatttattttttacttcagataCATATAAAACCACAGAAAATAAATATAGGTTGCTTATATACTGATATATGACTCATCTTATAGTTaaataatatctttataataATCATAACTCTTCAAAGCATAAAAGTCACTCAGAGTTTTTAAATCACAGCAATGAtgattattatttgtgctgactaaaaaatattatttaaaacattttgctaAGGACGggttttttaatatcaaaatagcTTAACATCGAAAGCTATTGAACTCGGAAAGACGCGGCATTTACAATAGACATTTTTTGCGCAGAATTTTTTTACTATAACACCTTCAGAAGAACATTTATATTAAGttaacaaaaatcacaacaaaaattatctgctttgaatTTTATTTGTGCATATTGGGGGAACCAAATGTATTTGGATACGTATTTTAACGCTACTTTTATAAGTATACACATACATTTTCCTTAAAAAGTATACCTTTGAGTCTTTgagttaaaaaccaatttttctaGCTCACATTTAATTCAACTAATTTATGTTACACAAATAATCTAGTTAACTTTCTTTTCTGCCGAATTTTTGTTCACATATTAGTCTATTCATAACTATTCGCAGGAGGAAAAATAATTTCGATGTATCATACTACATTTAGAAATTAGAATTCTACTCCAAGTTTGTAAAAACGTCAGCTTTAcctcaaaaacatttaaataaaactagtttgaattttgaaattaccttttAAGCTAAAACTTGCTGTATGTCTATCTTCACCAAAATCGTTTTTAACTATACAAGTGTAATTTCCAACATTCGATTTAGATGCTGGTACAATTGTAAGAACAGAATACTCAGCTTGCATATCCACTGAAGTATTTGGAATTCCTTGTAGAGCTTGCCCATCTTTAAGCCagtgaaattgcaaaattttcgaACCTTGTAAGATGCCACATGTCGCAGTAATTCGTTGACCTTGCGAAGCAGACTCCGGAAAATTAAAAGGCTGGACAATGGGTGGCACTATTAAGTAAAAtgtaaagttttacaaaaaatattacggAAGAAATGTAATCAGATTATGAGTGAAAACctataaaaacgtaaataacgaaaaaagtaagttattaaaagtaaaatactgaTGCGTATTAACGTCATCAATGAATTGCAAACTGATTATTATTGaagaatacattaaaaaaattagattgAGAGCATCAACATTCCGcgtcagaaatttaaatttaaatgaaaaaattaaaataaagttcaaagtGGTAAACAATTATTTCCAGTGAGATGGTTGGAAAATACGTAAGATAATATTTATGTTATAACAATTTCAGCTTGGAAAAAGACATTTATATCAGCCCAATCTCctattaaaattattgcttttgtGCTTTTAGAATGTTAACCTGCAgacaaatatattctttttatcAACACTGTAGTCAAAATCCCGGTAAAACAAATGTTCTCTCATTTTCTCTATTTTTGTAATTGCGTCATTTAAGTAGTTAAagggatgaaaaaaataataaaaacatgtaTAGTAATTACAATATGTGGTGATTGTAAATTAACactataattaaatataaaaaaactacaaaaatctattttatatGAATACGCAGTTTAGTTTAGTTGATATAGCAGTAATTATAAATTAAAGATAAtacatattgttttatttatttatttatttattatcagttttaaattttccattgaaatagACAGTCTAttagtgtttttaaatttttattactgcaGAAAAATTGGAGCATATAAAAGACAGCGATGCAACGCTATCGTTGCAGAttggttaaaatatttatttacatatacattcaggacattttttaaatatttttatgtcgaaaattattttttattatttggatttaaaacatgttaatttttaatcgtcaaatttaacattgaaatattttaaataggtACATTGAACTCAGAAGTAAGTACTTTTATTTCATAAACATAAATATGCATATCGGTTTATGGCTGATGCAGCATAttttaatttccttcattttttcccctttgaaatatatttctttaaatgatGTTTTACGGCGATAAATGTAATAATGCGGAAAAGACAACAGTACGCTGCCCGGTAAATTTGTGTTACGTCCAAATAGTTAGtcaggaacaaaatattttttttaaataattctaaaaGTCCTCCAATAAATTGCAGTTAacgaaaaaacttgtttattccattggtttttgatttaatataCTTAATTCCAAATGGGAAATTTGTAACTTGCCGTCTCAAATTACTTTACTTTTGCTTAGTTTTTCAGTGTCTTAATTCGTTCACCAACGAAATTGGACATTGATTGCTTCAATAAAGTATATAAAACCAGTATTTTGCTTACAtttattgaatataaaaaaaaatatacagatcAATTTGACATGTACAGaacacattatttttcattggttaacattgagtttttattagtttttcatcaaaaaaattaattttttttaacagttcgaTGATGTcgtatatacataaatataagtTAGTTTTATGTgcacaaaatataaaacaaatatgaaTACTTACTTTGTGATGCTGTTTCCAAGATGAATGGACTAAGAAGTAGACATGTCATCCACCACATAATGAAGTGTTAAAGGCAACTATTCATTTTATTTGCCTAAAAGAGCTCTCTGCAGAACAAAATCATAAACACATCCCAActatacaacaataaacacacaCATATTTCCCAATACAAATCTTGAAAAATGTACGCAATGTTTTCACGTTAAATGGCGTAAGCTTGTATAATCAACGATACCACGCAATACATGAACAACTAGCGCCACATAGaggatttatttcaaaataaatatcaacttttcaaaaaaaaaagtgtttaaatacttcttttatttcacacaataaatgttttacaaatgaACGTAGATCTTTAATATATTATACTGCTGTAAATTTGTGTTCTATAAACTACATATGattatttgttctaaaaatttaGTCAAACATATTTACAATTCTTTGTATttcttaagaatattttttgaaacaaaaatttactaaagaattaaaagcaaaaacatttcCCGATACTCCATATcaaggcaattaaaaaaaagtaaaacaattaaaCTATTTGAAATCATACCATTGATAAGGATGTTGATCTTCTTGTGCAAGGAACCGTCAATGTTGTTCGTTGCTTCACATTTGTAGTTACCACCGTCTTCATAGTTAACGCTTGGTATCGCTAAGGTTCCATTAGCATGAACATTTATATGATTATCGCTCTGTACAGGAACTTCGCTGATTTCTGAAAGCcattaaatacaaaattgatTATTGAAAACTCTAAAAATCATAGTGCAGttgtagaaaataatatttttataaagtaaattaatattttgtagtaGCTCATTGCATCAAAAATAATTCCTCTTCGAGTACTTTATGTTATATTTCGATCAATACAAACATAGCTTGAAGTATACGGATTAATAAGCATTACAAACCTTAATAAGAAGAAAAGTTCTATTTCTgtgcaaagattaaaaaaaaacaatacttacaaaaaatagcaataaaatgtgCACATGCGCAATAAGAAATCACAAAAAATCCTTGTTTTCAGTGCATAAGAGTGTGATGCTAATGATTTTAACTCAAGAGCTAGAACTGCATGTACTGATCAAAGAGGTTTTCGTAAATTTGAAAcacaaagtaaaaaaagtttatgaaacaaaattttaaaaaaaaattcggatttacattaataaaaattttttttaattatccttTTATGGTCTTATTTGCTTTATCCTATGATGTATTTGCGGACATTTTTGAGCCGATTAGAGaacatacaaagaaaaaatcaattgcaaaaaaatgaaaaaacaacgtgCAAAATAACCGCTTATTTTACACACGCTtagaaaataatatctttcagCATACCTGTTATTTTAAACCACCGAATGAGTGGTTTCGGTAAACCATCAGCTGCACagtcaattaatattttttgacccTCGTGTGTTTGGAAATCTGCAGGCTCAATAATCCAAACAGGTGGAGCTGAAATTCAATttcagtaatatatatatatatatatatatatatatatatatatatatatatatatatatatatatatatatatatatatatatatatatatatatatatatatatatacatatatatatatatatatatattaacaaaaACCAAACAAATATGCATTAAACATAACAAAAACAGGCATAAAATCAGAAAAACGCCGTTAAcgtttattttgtaatattttttatgcatgcaTTGTAGtacatttgtaaatttaaatcaatatttacaaaacttaaaactcAAGAAACAGcgggaaaatttatttatttattttattttattttttttttttttaaagcagaaaataaagTCGGCTGTAGAGCATTTTCCgagagaaaaatgcttttttatctACAGAAAcaccaatatttaaaaataaacttgagaATAGGGGTATGTGATCGCTTATTTTAATCAAACCGCTCATATTAATGGAAAAGTTTTGACACATGACCAGGAGCAAACCTTATTTCTTTGAGTtacatttcaaacatttctttcgtCTTCTATATTGATTAACTAGAACAACACAAAATTAAAGCGCGGGAACAAATGCAACGTTTATATATATTGATTTAGCAAGCTAATTTACTCCAAGCAACTGAATTGAAAAAAGCTTCGActtaaaaaattcacaaaaatgaaCCAGTTAATGTCAAATTACCTACTGGTGCCCTCCCGACTATCTTTGACTTAAATGAAATTACACTGAGGCCATGCTTTTGAAATTaacaaaattcaacttttcaGCTTCCATAATACATAGTTTAAAAAACAGCTTAAAATACTGTCTGTTGGAACGAagcttgtttaaaaaattagtactTCCGCTggactgaaatttttgaaaattatgtactTTAGTTGTTAATacattctacttttttttcttgttctttgtTTAGCGCGCGTATAAACTCTTCACAACACGTGGTAGCGAGACTTTTTTCTGGGTTTTAGTAGcttgttttttattcttaataGAGCACCgtgagataaaaaaatataatgtgtttaTAATAACCAAAAAGATTcagcttccttttttttccctagtaaatttaaaaactgtgggtgtttattttttttttttttaatgaagtaactGAAGTAAACTGCCTGGAGCAAGGTTTGTCAAAGTAGGTGCCGCAGGAAGAGTTCAAGGGTGTTACGAAATGCATAAGTTTCTAATATATGTTTGTAAAAGAGGTAGTTTAGGGTGCGTTGAAAAAATATCTTACGCTTTACAAAGGGTGTCGCGAATGGGAAATGTTCGGAAACCCCTGGCTTTGAAGGTAGGGTAGAAGTAATTTGATGTCATTCATACAACAtgtataaaattttcatttacttaaaaaatacttaTGCTGTTTTAAAATTAACAGTACTAACCGTTAAGAAATACATCTGAAATgatttaaagcaatttaaaaaaggctgaaagttaattttaaaaaaggccaTGCTGGTACTTGGAAAgtgtttttgtttagttttggAAGAACTCTTGTTTTTATGTAACATTTTCAGCATTAACCGGTTTTTCCTCTTAGTTTCCAAAAGGATTTTTAGAAATTGGGAACTTCAAACACTCTGTGCGGGACAATTACACTGTATAAGTAATTTTCCTAACATGTTGTtacaaattttagtattttaattaaacagataAAATCACTTATATAATCTATACATTTGAACTAAAAATCCTGGGACACACTTGTATTTTTAcactcttgtttgtgaaaattgcaacaccacgaaggacatacgcgagtgagctgaaaatatgcagaaaatttaaaatagggcatgatatgcaaatgattagaattgcagaccggtagcgcatgcgtatacTGAGCAGCGCGCTCTGAACGGctgatcgaaccgaatataaatagacggctgtagcgaggtgtgtatgattatcggtggttatatgcgagagtaaacgttaactgaatctttactatgcctcttcgacgaaagaaagcgaaatttgagcaaatttcggagtttgaacggggcagaatcgtcggccttcatGAAGCTGGATTGTGTTATCGTGCAGTCGTCGCTCGTGTGCAGCGTTACAGCTGCACAATCACGCGtctttggaagcagtggacggacgagggtcagaCAGGTCGGAAATCTGGGAGCGGACCccaaaatgtgacgtcagctcgcgatgacagacacctggtgcgaaTGGCGATGacagaccgcacagcttcttctagacaataggcagcacagtggtcaacagctacacgCGAAAAGAAACTCCATTCCGGATTCGAACTGTGACAGAGCCATATCGACTATTATAATCAGACATAGGACAAATCACTTAAAGGGGATGAGGATTTCTGCGGACGGACACCGTAGTTACACCAACCTTTGTCCTCATTGCCCAGATGACATCCCACTGTCTCGTCAACACATCTTCAGCTGTACAGCAATCCAGGTCAAACTTTTTAACATCGGCTTAGAAGACCCAGTGAACCTACTCTATACAGATAAGACTGTCGAAGTTGCAAAGGCTGTCTACGACAGCTTCGGAGCCAAATAAATGCACATTATCATAGACACGACATCATCATCATGTCACCGATTGATCATGTGCgcgatttcgttgggcggcgtctcgctcgtggcaccatgatggccgaattcgtgtcaggagctatgccggtgaacggcacattccggagtgcattatcgaacgccacagtggacgaacacccagaGTTATGGTCTgaagtgccatagcatatcatggacgatcacaattgctacgaattgtgggcaatttgaactgTACCCGATACgcaaacgaagttttacagccccaagctattctttTCCTGCAAGGAATGCCAGGAGCTGTATTCCAGCCGAACAATTCCCGTCCACATGTCACCAGGACTgacaaatcctaccttgattcgcagctggtacagcttcttccttagcctgcatattccccggatatgtcaccgattgaacatgtgtgggatttcgttgggcggcgtatcgttcgtgatcctcgtcctgttgcttcgacagacgaacttcgattgcgcatacaaacaatgtggaatactcttccgcaggcagatattcaaactttgtttcactccatgccgagtcgtgtagcagttcTTATTGGGGCGCGCGTTGGCCACACAAAATAcaaatttctatctctttttattgtttgttttgtttgaaaatgtaatcatttctttgtaccattaccactcaactgtgtattaaatttcattcaactatgattgAATTCCCCGCTTATTTGCTTTTTGAAAGCTATTTGCAATATAAAGTGTCAGAAATATTTACAAAGTACCTTActactttcttcctttttttttgtcatttcaatCAAAcgtagtattttttgttttaaggcattaatttgctgaaaaataacaatagcaaaactttaaattaaaaaaagggaagtttGTCGTGCTTTTTACTGTCTTGATAGTGCAAGCTaaaaaatacactgctcaaaacaattaaaggatattgtaagtttttgtacgaaaaaaggtattagcaaatatttttttgcaaagaatCGAAGAAAGGAGTTAGAAATGCAAATTATTCTTCATTTAAAGCGTcgcagtatgcaaattttgagtttgacgtcgaAGACGACGCTTCAGTGTCGCTCTTAACCTTTGTAagacaaagcagaaaataatgatcGACATTCAGTAAGCGCGTTGTTTCGATGAATGCGATGCCTCAACAAACTCATTTAACGGAATCAGAAGCTTCTAAAGTGGTTGTCAGGGCGAGAGGGAAGCCAAACACAAACCAAGGCAGCAGAAGCTATTGGAGTTTTGCAAAGCATGATTTCTACGAGATGAGACGGTTTTTAGAGACTGGAAATGCTGGCCGAAGATCAGGGCAAGGTCGCAGACGGTCAACAGCGCTCAACAAAGACCGTTATTTAGCTTTAATGGCTCCGAGGCACCGAAGTATGAATGACACAAACTGTCCGAAATCGCCTTCACGTTGTAAGTCTGTATGCTCGTCGACCAAAGATCTGTGTCACATAAGCTGCGAGACACCGTCGCGATACAGGGAGTGGGAAACAGAGCATAAgaattggagaagaaatgaatggagtaatatttttttcctctgacGAGTCTCGTTCTTGGTTTTATCAATTTAATGACGTATTTTCATCTGGAGAGAGCTTGGCCTTAGAAACAATCTAGCGTTCGCGCCTgaaagtgtcagatttggtgGCGGTGGTGTGATGGTGCATGCTGGCATCTCCACTGATGGGCACACCGAGCTGCATTtcattccgaatggaactctgacCGGTTGTCAAAGTAGAGATGAGATCCTCAGACCTATTGTAGACCCTTACCCTGCAGCAATTGGAGGAGACTTCATATTAATGGACGCCAATTGCAGACCACATCATTCTAACTTGATGAATGACTTGACTTATATGATTTCCTGTTGGAGGAAGGAATCATACGAAGGTAATGACCAGCGTGTTCTTCAGATATGAACCCAatagcatgtttgggacattctagGCAACGAGTTTTTGGACGCCTACCACCTCCCTAAACTTTCCACGAACCGGAAAGAGCGCTTCAGGAGAAGTGGGGCAGAATATCCCAGCCCCTCATTAATAGCCTCATTAATTCCATGCCTCAGAGGTGTTTTACATTACTGACCATCCGGGGTTACCATACCCCCTATTAGAAGCGATTTTCTTTTGAGAAAACCCCAATTTTTTATCGCTTTTCTCATACGCACAAAGTgcgttttttcccttttgtaccaaaaagttgaaaaaaaagtattttttcctgccatacaaatgtaatttttgtctcaaataGTTTGCTTACGTCTgtcgataatgtatcaatcatccaaaaagttctccaggttcaaaatcaacccaaaacctcaatatcctttaattcTTTTGAGCAGTGTATTACGCCATCGACGCATAATTCAATTCGTATATTTAAGTATTGTTGTATAAAACTATTTTCCTTGTAAAGCTTTTAATAATACGTAAGAAATTCCAATATGATTTAACAGTTATTATAACTACTAGTCAAGAAATCTCAGtcctaagtttttttaaaaacttaagaatTTAAAGAATAATGCTGAGAAACTTTTAGtttcttattatttaaaatttcttataaatgaaaagcacctttgaaaaacttttgaattttgtgAGCATAAAATGTGATACTTTGAGgcacaaaaaatacataatttttcaaaaactattttaagtactttaagaaaataaatataataaaaatcaagttaaaatttaataaaacttagTTAGCaatttgaaataaacaaaatatttcaaaaaccttGGAAATAAGTCATACTTACACTTTAACACAAGTGCTACGGTGTATGAATCTCTTCCTTGTGAATTTTCTACAATACAAGTATAATTTCCAATATTTTGTTTTGTGGCTGGACCGATGGTCATGACTGAGTAATCCGATTGAATATCAACTGAAGAATTCGGAATGTCTTCTATATTTCTACCATCCTTTTCCCACTTGAATTTCAAAGGCCTGATGCCACTTTTTACAGCGCAAGCTGCTGTTACTTTTTCACCTGATGATACATATTCGGGCAAAAATATTGGTTGAAGCTTTGGTGGGCCTGGATAAAATACACTTATTTAGTCACttgtattttttgaagaaatattcat
Encoded proteins:
- the LOC129234367 gene encoding cell adhesion molecule Dscam2-like, coding for MRVTQTGSLIIGKVDSSMKGSYTCEAENGFGKSLRKTISISVRGPPKLQPIFLPEYVSSGEKVTAACAVKSGIRPLKFKWEKDGRNIEDIPNSSVDIQSDYSVMTIGPATKQNIGNYTCIVENSQGRDSYTVALVLKYVFLNEISEVPVQSDNHINVHANGTLAIPSVNYEDGGNYKCEATNNIDGSLHKKINILINVPPIVQPFNFPESASQGQRITATCGILQGSKILQFHWLKDGQALQGIPNTSVDMQAEYSVLTIVPASKSNVGNYTCIVKNDFGEDRHTASFSLKEPPIWKTEPYDIVGVEGQAVELHCSAEGSPKPQIKWKKREGEVEADLKDSMSVLSNGSLIIPTLKYEYTGIYLCEANNGIGKAIQKSISIQVHGIDLKPTVELGNSRRYLFHNDGLTITNVLKEDQGKYIWFASNGK